GGCTCGCCTCGATGCGACGGGTCACGCGTCCCGGCGGGACGGTGGCGGCCTGCGTCTGGGACCTAATGGGCGGCACCGGACCGCTGGCGACCTTCAGCCGTGCGGTGCACGACGTCGACCCGGAGGCACCGGGTGAGAAGGCCCTGCCCGGCGGCCGTCGGGGTCACCTGGAGGAGCTGTACCACCAGGCTGGGCTGCGCGACGTCGAGGCCGTGACGCTGACCGTCACCGTCGACTACCAGGACCTCGAGGAGTGGTGGGCGCCCTACACCCTCGGGGTGGGCCCGGCGGGTGACTACGTGGCCGGGCTCGACCCGGAGCGCCGGGACGCGCTGCGCAACCGGTGCGCCGAGCTGCTCGGTCCCGGGCCGTTCCAGGTGGAGGCGTCGGCCTGGTCGGTCCGCGGGCGCGCCTGACCGAGTCGGCTGGGGACCCACCGCAGCTCCTCACCGCGGGCCGGCACGGCGGCCTCGAGGTCGTCACGCGGTCCCCTCCGAGCGCCCGGGGCGTGGGCCCGTGCTCAGGCGGCGAGCAGCTCGCGGATCTCGCGGACGGCCGTCCGTCCCGCCCGGTTGGCCCCCACGGTGCTGGCCGAGGGGCCGTACCCGACCAGGTGCACCCGGGGGTCGACCACCACCCGGGTCCCGTCCATCCGGATGCCGCCGCCGGGCTCACGGAGCTGCAGCGGGGCCAGGTGCGACAGGGCTGCGCGCCAGCCGGTGCACCAGAGCACGACGTCGGCGTCCAGGCGACGGGCCGGACGTCCGTCGCGCGCCTCCCACACCACGCCGTCCGCGTCGAGGCGGTCGAACACGGGCTCGCGTCGCAGGATCCCCTTCTCGCGCGCCACGACCAGCTCCGGCGTCCAGACCAGGTCGGTGGCGCTCACCACGCTCTCGGGCGGTTGCCCGGCCCGGACCCGCTCGTCGACCCTCGCGATCACCTCGCGGCCGTACTCCTGGTCGAAGGGCTCCTCGCGGAACACCGGCGGCCGGCGCGTCACCCACGTCGTCTCGGCCACCTCCGCCAGCTCCACCAGCAGCTGGATCCCGGTGGCCCCGCCGCCGACCACGACGACCCGCTGGCCGGCGAAGCCCTCCGGTCCCGGGTAGTCGACGGCGTGCAGCTGGCGACCGGCGAAGGTCTCCTGGCCGGGGTACCGCGGCCAGAACGGATGGGTCCAGGTGCCGGTGGCGTTGACCACCGCCCGGGCGGCGATGGTGCCGGCGTCGCTCTCCACCACCAGCCGGCGTCCCGGCCCGGGGCGCACCGCCGTCACGGTGACCGGTCGT
The sequence above is a segment of the Auraticoccus monumenti genome. Coding sequences within it:
- a CDS encoding class I SAM-dependent methyltransferase, whose protein sequence is MSFDVAADAYGRFMGRYSEPLAVPFAEHAGIGPGQRVLDVGCGPGALTGELVRRCGAEAVAAVDPSPPFVEAVRARCPGVDVHPGTAEQLPFEDHRFDATLAQLVVHFMPDPVAGLASMRRVTRPGGTVAACVWDLMGGTGPLATFSRAVHDVDPEAPGEKALPGGRRGHLEELYHQAGLRDVEAVTLTVTVDYQDLEEWWAPYTLGVGPAGDYVAGLDPERRDALRNRCAELLGPGPFQVEASAWSVRGRA
- a CDS encoding FAD-dependent oxidoreductase — protein: MEQRDVVVVGAGQAGLSSAWSLRRQGVDHVVLDQNPGPGGAWQHRWPSLSMQRVHGIFGLPGMRFSTPSPSERASTAVPAYFARYERSVGIDVRRPVTVTAVRPGPGRRLVVESDAGTIAARAVVNATGTWTHPFWPRYPGQETFAGRQLHAVDYPGPEGFAGQRVVVVGGGATGIQLLVELAEVAETTWVTRRPPVFREEPFDQEYGREVIARVDERVRAGQPPESVVSATDLVWTPELVVAREKGILRREPVFDRLDADGVVWEARDGRPARRLDADVVLWCTGWRAALSHLAPLQLREPGGGIRMDGTRVVVDPRVHLVGYGPSASTVGANRAGRTAVREIRELLAA